A section of the Deltaproteobacteria bacterium genome encodes:
- a CDS encoding enoyl-CoA hydratase/isomerase family protein, translated as MLTTLEESGGVAVLTLARPEKRNALSAALRAELVERLDALEASDAVRAVVLTGAGPAFCAGFDRSELGAGMVEVFASAVAYHRRVYTFAKPLVAAVNGPALGGGCDLAALCDLRLAATTAVFGQPQVRFGAPALYELMRHVLGTGAAREMCLTGRSYDAREALAIGLVGRVVEPAELLGAARELARSIAALPAGLPEAAKRSFLAHQPRLFEP; from the coding sequence GTGCTGACGACCCTGGAGGAGTCGGGTGGGGTGGCCGTCCTCACCCTGGCCCGGCCCGAGAAGCGCAACGCCCTCTCGGCGGCGCTGCGCGCGGAGCTCGTCGAACGCCTCGACGCGCTCGAGGCGAGCGACGCGGTGCGCGCCGTCGTGCTGACCGGCGCCGGGCCGGCCTTCTGCGCCGGCTTCGACCGCTCCGAGCTCGGCGCCGGGATGGTCGAGGTCTTCGCCAGCGCCGTCGCCTATCACCGGCGCGTCTATACCTTCGCGAAGCCGCTCGTGGCGGCCGTGAACGGCCCCGCGCTCGGCGGCGGCTGCGACCTCGCCGCCCTGTGCGACCTCCGCCTCGCGGCCACGACGGCCGTCTTCGGCCAGCCGCAGGTGCGCTTCGGCGCGCCCGCGCTCTACGAGCTGATGCGCCACGTCCTGGGCACCGGGGCGGCGCGCGAGATGTGCCTCACCGGGCGGAGCTACGACGCCCGCGAGGCGCTCGCGATCGGCCTCGTCGGGCGCGTCGTCGAGCCCGCGGAGCTGCTCGGCGCCGCGCGCGAGCTGGCCCGGAGCATCGCCGCGCTCCCCGCCGGCCTCCCCGAGGCCGCCAAGCGCAGCTTCCTCGCCCACCAGCCCCGCCTCTTCGAGCCCTGA
- a CDS encoding patatin-like phospholipase family protein, which produces MSGLGLVLSGGFLRGAFQVGVIEALHAQGLRFDVVVGVSSGAWNAACVATGQIGEMRRFWLAVARAPKLRLGNLWRHGTPSNFPEIVRRIPMRSLRFERLAGSGIRLRIGASSLRERRLHFFERWEHREAFLASLMAANYLPGVYGRPVRIDGRYYADGGLVDNVPYEAALEAGCRRALVVVADPQGRIRKRLLARRPHALAAAERERVVVLHPAAPLPIDRLSASTDAVLRCIDAGHRAVARGLASGALPSDRAAPEP; this is translated from the coding sequence GTGAGCGGCCTTGGGCTCGTCCTCTCCGGCGGCTTCCTGCGCGGCGCCTTCCAGGTCGGGGTGATCGAGGCCCTGCACGCGCAGGGCCTCCGCTTCGACGTCGTGGTCGGCGTGTCGTCGGGCGCCTGGAACGCCGCCTGCGTGGCCACCGGCCAGATCGGCGAGATGCGCCGCTTCTGGCTCGCGGTGGCGCGCGCCCCGAAGCTGCGCCTCGGGAACCTCTGGCGTCACGGCACGCCGTCGAACTTCCCCGAGATCGTGCGCCGGATCCCCATGCGCTCGCTCCGCTTCGAGCGCCTCGCGGGCTCGGGGATCCGGCTCCGGATCGGCGCCTCGTCGCTGCGCGAGCGCCGCCTCCACTTCTTCGAGCGCTGGGAGCACCGCGAGGCCTTCCTCGCGAGCCTGATGGCGGCCAACTACCTGCCGGGCGTGTATGGTCGCCCCGTGCGGATCGACGGGCGCTACTACGCGGACGGAGGCCTCGTCGACAACGTCCCCTACGAGGCCGCGCTCGAGGCCGGCTGCCGGCGGGCACTCGTCGTCGTGGCCGATCCGCAGGGGCGGATCCGCAAGCGCCTCCTGGCGCGCCGCCCCCACGCGCTCGCCGCCGCCGAGCGCGAGCGCGTGGTGGTCCTCCATCCCGCGGCGCCGCTGCCGATCGACCGGCTCTCGGCGAGCACCGACGCCGTCCTGCGTTGCATCGACGCCGGCCACCGGGCCGTCGCGCGCGGGCTTGCCAGCGGCGCGCTCCCGAGCGACCGGGCGGCCCCGGAGCCGTGA
- a CDS encoding zinc-binding dehydrogenase → MSGGVRARAAVAPGRGAPLRIEEVQVRDPGPGEVRVRIAACGICASDLHVWRTGEGIGFPAVLGHEASGVVEATGSGVTRLVPGTPVVLAWIPRCGQCRACRAGRTHLCAAMRTHGDDGSLSLGGRPLGRYMSVSGLCERVVVGERSAIPVPGDLPLRSVCSIGCGVVTGFGAAVLTGRAQAGESVAVFGCGGVGLSAVQGARIAGAARIFAVDPNPARRALAGELGATDLLAPADGDPVAAIHARTGGGVDLAVEAVGTGAAARQAFDALAPGGRAIVVGLPSFREEIRVPMISLLLDKSLHGSIHGSADPARDFPELFALARAGALRLEEIAGPDFPLEAAGDAFEALASGRAVRPRVVFGEPAA, encoded by the coding sequence GTGAGCGGCGGGGTCCGGGCGCGCGCCGCCGTGGCGCCCGGACGCGGGGCGCCGCTGCGGATCGAGGAGGTCCAGGTCCGCGACCCGGGGCCCGGGGAGGTGCGCGTGCGCATCGCCGCGTGCGGGATCTGCGCGAGCGACCTCCACGTGTGGCGCACGGGCGAGGGGATCGGCTTCCCGGCGGTCCTCGGCCACGAGGCCTCGGGGGTGGTCGAGGCGACCGGGTCCGGTGTCACCCGGCTCGTGCCGGGTACGCCCGTCGTGCTCGCCTGGATCCCCCGCTGCGGGCAGTGCCGGGCCTGCCGCGCGGGCCGCACGCACCTGTGCGCGGCGATGCGCACCCACGGCGACGACGGCTCGCTCTCGCTCGGCGGCCGGCCGCTCGGCCGCTACATGAGCGTGTCGGGCCTGTGCGAGCGCGTCGTCGTGGGCGAGCGCTCCGCGATCCCGGTGCCCGGCGACCTCCCGCTCCGCTCGGTCTGCTCGATCGGCTGCGGGGTCGTGACGGGCTTCGGCGCCGCGGTCCTCACGGGCCGCGCGCAGGCGGGCGAGAGCGTCGCCGTCTTCGGCTGCGGCGGGGTCGGCCTCTCGGCCGTGCAGGGCGCGCGCATCGCGGGCGCCGCCCGGATCTTCGCGGTCGACCCGAATCCCGCGCGCCGCGCGCTCGCGGGCGAGCTCGGCGCGACGGATCTCCTCGCGCCCGCGGACGGCGACCCGGTGGCCGCGATCCACGCGCGCACCGGGGGCGGCGTCGACCTCGCCGTCGAGGCGGTCGGTACCGGCGCGGCGGCGCGCCAGGCCTTCGACGCGCTGGCGCCCGGCGGCCGGGCCATCGTGGTCGGGCTCCCCTCCTTCCGCGAGGAGATCCGGGTGCCCATGATCTCGCTCCTCCTCGACAAGTCGCTCCACGGCTCGATCCACGGCTCCGCGGACCCGGCGCGCGACTTCCCGGAGCTCTTCGCGCTCGCCCGCGCGGGCGCGCTCCGTCTCGAGGAGATCGCGGGCCCCGACTTCCCGCTCGAGGCCGCAGGCGACGCCTTCGAGGCGCTCGCGAGCGGGCGCGCGGTGCGCCCGCGGGTGGTCTTCGGCGAGCCGGCCGCGTGA